A single Lactuca sativa cultivar Salinas chromosome 8, Lsat_Salinas_v11, whole genome shotgun sequence DNA region contains:
- the LOC111913136 gene encoding probable serine/threonine-protein kinase PIX13 yields the protein MGNCMNVSAAAAADANSTISANQSSNTRPSSTTGTSISTSNGVGNSATSSSAGHSRFWEATSPNGEVLPAADLKVYSYSDLKSCTRNFKSDMVLGVGGFGTVYKGWVEEKTMLPSKHGTGMMVAIKKLNHESVQGFQEWQSEVNFLGRLSHPNLVKLLGYCREDIDLLLVYEFMQKGSLENHLFRRSSVVEPLSWDLRLKIAIGAARGLAFLHSSDDNVIYRDIKASNILLDGNYNAKLSDFGLAKLGPSGGMSHVTTRVMGTYGYAAPEYIATGHLYVKSDVYGFGVVLLEMMSGLRALDTKRSGPQHNLVEWAKPLLPNRKKIKIIMDARIEGQYSSKAAMLFAQLTLHCLEPEPRKRPSMKEVTESLEHINSMKLKSKGKA from the exons ATGGGAAATTGTATGAACgtatctgctgctgctgctgcagaTGCTAATTCCACCATCTCTGCTAATCAAAGCTCCAACACCAGACCTTCTTCTACTACAG GGACTTCGATTAGTACGAGTAATGGTGTTGGAAATTCAGCCACAAGTAGCAGCGCCGGCCACAGCCGGTTTTGGGAGGCTACTTCACCAAACGGTGAAGTGTTGCCGGCGGCGGATTTGAAGGTGTATTCGTACTCAGATTTGAAATCTTGCACTCGAAATTTCAAATCCGATATGGTTTTGGGTGTTGGAGGTTTTGGAACAGTTTACAAGGGTTGGGTGGAGGAAAAGACAATGTTGCCCTCCAAACATGGTACAGGAATGATGGTTGCTATCAAGAAATTGAATCATGAAAGTGTTCAAGGCTTTCAAGAATGGCAG TCAGAAGTCAACTTCTTGGGGCGTCTTTCACATCCTAACTTGGTGAAGCTTCTCGGGTATTGTAGGGAGGATATAGACCTTCTACTTGTATATGAATTCATGCAGAAAGGAAGCTTGGAAAACCATCTTTTTAGAC GAAGTTCGGTGGTTGAACCgctttcttgggatcttcggctTAAAATAGCGATTGGTGCGGCTCGAGGGCTAGCTTTCTTACACAGTTCGGATGATAATGTGATTTATAGAGATATTAAGGCCTCAAATATATTGCTTGATGGG AATTACAATGCAAAGTTATCGGATTTTGGATTGGCAAAATTGGGTCCTTCGGGTGGAATGTCACATGTAACAACAAGAGTCATGGGGACATACGGGTATGCGGCTCCTGAGTACATTGCTACAG GTCATTTATATGTGAAGAGTGACGTGTACGGATTCGGTGTTGTGTTACTCGAGATGATGTCTGGATTACGGGCGCTTGACACAAAGCGCTCGGGCCCACAACACAACCTAGTGGAATGGGCGAAACCATTGCTCCCAaatagaaagaaaataaaaataataatggaTGCAAGAATAGAAGGCCAATATTCAAGTAAAGCAGCAATGTTATTTGCCCAACTTACCCTTCATTGCCTTGAACCCGAACCCCGAAAACGGCCTTCCATGAAAGAAGTAACCGAATCCCTAGAGCATATAAATTCTATGAAGCTTAAGTCCAAAGGAAAGGCCTAA